The Chlamydia poikilotherma DNA segment GGAGAGAAGTTCGTAAGGTTGTTGAATTCATCTTCAAATCGCACAGTGATATCGAAACGTTTGTTCTTCACAACATAGGAGGGTGTAAAAATCTGGATATGTTTAAGAACATTACCTCGAATATCCATGGTAAAGATATCAGGCTCATCATAGTTTCCCTTACCTTCGGTATCTACATAAAGATAGAAAGGTTTTCTACGTTGAGTGAATAGCTGAGCACCGTTTCCTGCTTCATCTGTTTGTGGATGTTCTGGAGAAGGCCCGAGAACAATCGTAAGGGTTTCACCAGCTTCTAATTCATAGGGGAGGGTAAATTCGTATTGATGAACAGGGCTATTGGGAATAGGGATCGTTATACCAGTAAGGATATCCCCTTTAGGCGTTTCTAAATAGATAGTATTGCGAGATTGTTGTAGATCAATAGAGGGAGTCTCCCAATCTATGGGTCTTCCTTGGCATCCCAGGTCAAATTTAAGTTTTGTTCCTTCAGGAAGATAATCAACTAGAGAGTAAAGAAATTTCCAAGTGGATATTTGCCCAGCTCTAGCTACGGAAGGATTAACATAACAAACAGATCTGCGCATAGTAACATAGCGGGTTGGAATCAACTGAAGGCATTATCATATACGAGAAAAAGGTTTTTCTCAATCTTCGTCTTTGCTTAATGCTTGTAAAGCTTCCTGTACGCTATTGAACATTTTAAAATATGAGAGGAATCCAGTAACGTATAGAGTTTGTTCTATCGTTTTAGGGACACAGGTAAGAACAATTTTTCCGGAATGTTTCCCTACTTGGTGGTAGCTTTGTAAAAGAACACGAATGCCAGCACTAGACATATAGTCTAAATTCGTACAATCAAGAACGATATTTTTGATTCCTGAAGATAGAGATTGTGAGATATTTTCTTGTACTTCCGGAGAAGAGATCCCGTCAAGTTTTCCTTGAAGATGTAAGACAGCAGTGGTTCCGTGCTCTTCTTTGTGGATGTTATTCATTATCGATGATGCTCCCAAACCTATGGTGATTTCTCAAGACCTAACTCTCGTAAATCTTTAGGTTTTTTGCAAAGAGATTTTTCTATTCTTTTGTTTCTCTGTATATTATAGGAGGTTACGAAGGAGATATCTTCTTTTTCCTTGGGGTGATTTTGAGTTTGCCTACACTACGTTCTGAGCAAGTGATAATTTCGATATCGAAGTTTTCATGATGAATTTTCATACCTTTTTGTGGGACAGCACCAACTTTATGAAATACATGTCCCCCTAGGGTATCATAGCTATTTTCATGATGGATTTTTAGATTAAAATATTCCTCAGCATCAGAGATATTCATACGCCCATCTACGATCCAAGAGTTTCCAACTTTTTTATAAGGAATATCTTCTTGAACGTCATACTCGTCAGCAATTTCACCAAAGATTTCTTCGATGATATCTTCCATACTGACGATCCCTTCGGTAACACCATATTCATTTACTATGATTGCTAAGTGGCGGTGTTTTTGACGGAATTCTTGAAGTAGTGAAGAAGCTTTTTTAATTTCCGGGGCATACAATGGAGGTTTAGCCACTGAAGAGACGGGTTGAGAAGAGTCTATAGATTTAGGGTACATGGCCAATAGATCTTTTACCAGGAGTACTCCGGTAATATTATCGATATTTTTCTTATATAGGGGAATACGACTATAGCCCTCTTCTATGATAGCTGCGAATGCATTGCGAATAGGTGTATCTTCTTGAATAGCAAAGATATCTACTTTAGGAATCATAATTTCTCTAACGATCAATTTATCAAAAGATGATACAGCTTCTGACAATTGACTTTCCATTTCTGAACTATGAATTTTAGAATTGTCTTCAATGTTATTGATGGAGCGTTGGAAGGGGAGGAAAAACGCTTGAAATAGAGAAGAAATAAAACATAGTGCGGAGCCAATGCCTCTATCGAGTTTTATGCAATAGGGAAGGAAACCGTAAGCTAATGGAGCTGCAAGGATATAAATTACCCAAAAGGTAAGAGATAAGCTTCTGGTTGAGAATGTATATTTAGAGTAAATAGTGACTCCTAAAATTCCGTATAAACTGAGTAATACAGAGGCTAGGAGAATAGGGGTATTTGACTGACAGTGTTGTCGATGCTGTTTATCATCTTCATCTTGTGTTTTGACAGATTTTTGTGTGAATGCCGTCGCAAACAGGAGAATGAGGATAGAAATTGCTAATAGGAAATCAAGCATTTTAATCCGATAAAAGCGCGTCTTTTTCTCTTAACATACATAGCGCTTGATTTTCTTTACCTCTCATTTTTTTTCTTTCTTCAGGAGTTAGATCATCATATCCAAGCATGTGAAGGAGAGAATGCACAACATAACGAGAAATCTCTTCATATAGAAGATCAGAATTTTCAGCGCGATCTTTCAAAAATCGTATAGCAGCTTTTGGACTAATGAAGGCTTCCCCAAGAATATGAGGTTGAGAGGT contains these protein-coding regions:
- the ybeY gene encoding rRNA maturation RNase YbeY — protein: MKEVPIEVCISNKQSDVPIRIQSARKLVLCCLQHWQIQTDQVYIYFLEDEALAQLHDEIFSDPSLTDTITLPIDSPGTTSQPHILGEAFISPKAAIRFLKDRAENSDLLYEEISRYVVHSLLHMLGYDDLTPEERKKMRGKENQALCMLREKDALLSD
- a CDS encoding hemolysin family protein, with amino-acid sequence MLDFLLAISILILLFATAFTQKSVKTQDEDDKQHRQHCQSNTPILLASVLLSLYGILGVTIYSKYTFSTRSLSLTFWVIYILAAPLAYGFLPYCIKLDRGIGSALCFISSLFQAFFLPFQRSINNIEDNSKIHSSEMESQLSEAVSSFDKLIVREIMIPKVDIFAIQEDTPIRNAFAAIIEEGYSRIPLYKKNIDNITGVLLVKDLLAMYPKSIDSSQPVSSVAKPPLYAPEIKKASSLLQEFRQKHRHLAIIVNEYGVTEGIVSMEDIIEEIFGEIADEYDVQEDIPYKKVGNSWIVDGRMNISDAEEYFNLKIHHENSYDTLGGHVFHKVGAVPQKGMKIHHENFDIEIITCSERSVGKLKITPRKKKISPS
- a CDS encoding anti-sigma factor antagonist, coding for MNNIHKEEHGTTAVLHLQGKLDGISSPEVQENISQSLSSGIKNIVLDCTNLDYMSSAGIRVLLQSYHQVGKHSGKIVLTCVPKTIEQTLYVTGFLSYFKMFNSVQEALQALSKDED